From the genome of Leishmania infantum JPCM5 genome chromosome 34, one region includes:
- the APX gene encoding putative ascorbate-dependent peroxidase has translation MSGTSRRAKGLFTGIAVGTFVSGAMFVSCASARVEEPPFDIRALRADIESMISDKLELGPSLIRLAWHEAASYDCFKKDGSPNSASMRFKPECLYEGNKGLDIPRKALEPLKKKYPQISYADLWVLAAYVAIEYMGGPTIPFCWGRVDAKDGSVCGPDGRLPDGSKTQSHVREVFTRLGFNDQETVALIGAHTCGECHIKFSGYHGPWTHDKNGFDNSFFTQLLDEDWVLNPKVEKMQLMDRATTKLMMLPSDVSLLLDPGYRKYVELYAKDNDRFNKDFANAFKKLTELGTKNLHRAPASGS, from the coding sequence ATGTCCGGCACCTCTCGGCGAGCGAAAGGCCTCTTTACCGGCATCGCTGTTGGCACCTTCGTGAGTGGTGCCATGTTTGTttcctgcgccagcgcacgcgtGGAGGAGCCGCCGTTCGACATCCGGGCTCTCCGCGCCGACATTGAGAGCATGATCTCTGACAAGCTGGAACTCGGACCTTCGCTGATTCGCCTCGCATGGCACGAGGCCGCTTCGTACGACTGCTTCAAGAAGGATGGCTCTCCGAACTCAGCGTCGATGCGCTTCAAACCGGAGTGCCTGTACGAGGGTAACAAAGGTCTCGACATCCCTCGcaaggcgctggagccgTTGAAGAAGAAGTACCCGCAAATATCTTACGCGGATTTGTGGGTGCTCGCCGCCTACGTGGCCATCGAGTACATGGGTGGTCCCACGATTCCGTTCTGCTGGGGTCGGGTGGATGCCAAGGATGGCTCTGTGTGTGGACCTGACGGGCGCCTGCCGGACGGCTCAAAGACGCAAAGTCACGTGCGCGAGGTGTTCACGCGTCTCGGGTTCAATGACCAGGAGACAGTGGCGCTCatcggcgcgcacacgtgcggtGAGTGCCACATCAAATTCTCCGGCTACCATGGACCGTGGACGCACGACAAGAACGGTTTCGACAACTCCTTCTTTACGCAGTTGCTCGATGAGGATTGGGTCTTGAATCCGAAGGTTGAGAAGATGCAGCTGATGGACCGCGCGACGACGAAGCTGATGATGCTTCCCAGTGAcgtttccctcctcctcgatccCGGCTACCGCAAGTACGTGGAGCTGTACGCAAAGGACAACGACCGCTTCAACAAAGACTTTGCGAATGCGTTCAAAAAGCTGACCGAGCTCGGCACCAAGAACCTTCACAGAGCCCCCGCTTCGGGGAGCTAA